A single Blastococcus colisei DNA region contains:
- the leuC gene encoding 3-isopropylmalate dehydratase large subunit codes for MPKTLAEKVYEAHVVRSAAGEPDLLYIDLHLVHEVTSPQAFDGLRAAGRTVRRPDLTMATEDHNVPTLDILAPIADPVSRAQIEALRKNTAEFGIRLAPMGDRDQGIVHVIGPQLGLTQPGMTIVCGDSHTSTHGAFGALAFGIGTSEVEHVLATQTLPQYEPKQMAVAVNGQLPPGVSSKDIILAVIAEIGTNGAQGHVIEYRGSAIEALSMEARMTICNMSIEAGAKAGLIAPDRTTFDFLQGRPHAPQGADWDAAVEHWSTLRTDEGAVFDREVVLDASALTPFVTWGTNPGQGLPIDGAVPDPADFADEGERRAAEQALAYMGLTPGTPLREIEVDTVFLGSCTNGRIEDLRVAAELLRGKRIDPETRMLVVPGSVGVKAQAEAEGLDRVFLDAGAEWRGAGCSMCLGMNPDQLAPGERSASTSNRNFQGRQGKGGRTHLVSPSVAAATALTGKLTAPADLETVGA; via the coding sequence GTGCCGAAGACCCTGGCGGAGAAGGTCTACGAGGCCCACGTGGTGCGCAGCGCCGCGGGCGAGCCCGACCTGCTCTACATCGACCTGCACCTCGTGCACGAGGTCACCAGCCCGCAGGCCTTCGACGGTCTCCGGGCCGCCGGCCGCACCGTCCGTCGTCCCGACCTCACCATGGCGACCGAGGACCACAACGTCCCGACCCTCGACATCCTGGCCCCCATCGCCGACCCGGTGAGCCGGGCGCAGATCGAAGCGCTGCGGAAGAACACCGCCGAGTTCGGCATCCGGCTGGCCCCGATGGGCGACCGCGACCAGGGCATCGTGCACGTCATCGGCCCGCAGCTGGGGCTGACGCAGCCCGGCATGACGATCGTCTGCGGCGACAGCCACACGTCCACGCACGGGGCGTTCGGCGCGCTGGCCTTCGGCATCGGCACCAGCGAGGTCGAGCACGTGCTCGCCACGCAGACCCTGCCGCAGTACGAGCCCAAGCAGATGGCCGTCGCCGTGAACGGGCAGCTGCCGCCGGGGGTCTCGTCGAAGGACATCATCCTGGCGGTCATCGCCGAGATCGGGACCAACGGCGCCCAGGGCCACGTCATCGAGTACCGCGGCAGCGCGATCGAGGCGCTGTCGATGGAGGCGCGGATGACGATCTGCAACATGTCGATCGAGGCGGGCGCCAAGGCCGGCCTCATCGCCCCCGACCGGACCACGTTCGACTTCCTGCAGGGCCGCCCGCACGCGCCCCAGGGTGCCGACTGGGACGCCGCGGTCGAGCACTGGTCCACGTTGCGCACCGACGAGGGGGCGGTCTTCGACCGCGAGGTCGTGCTCGACGCATCGGCCCTGACCCCGTTCGTCACCTGGGGTACGAACCCCGGCCAGGGCCTGCCGATCGACGGCGCCGTGCCCGACCCGGCCGACTTCGCCGACGAGGGCGAGCGCCGGGCCGCCGAGCAGGCACTGGCCTACATGGGCCTCACACCGGGCACGCCGCTGCGCGAGATCGAGGTCGACACCGTCTTCCTCGGCTCCTGCACCAACGGCCGGATCGAGGACCTGCGGGTCGCCGCGGAGCTGCTGCGCGGCAAGCGGATCGACCCCGAGACCCGGATGCTCGTCGTCCCCGGATCGGTCGGCGTCAAGGCGCAGGCCGAGGCCGAGGGGCTGGACCGGGTCTTCCTCGACGCCGGAGCCGAGTGGCGCGGCGCGGGCTGCTCGATGTGCCTGGGCATGAACCCCGACCAGCTCGCGCCCGGCGAGCGCTCGGCCTCGACCAGCAACCGCAACTTCCAGGGCCGGCAGGGCAAGGGCGGGCGCACCCACCTGGTGTCGCCGTCCGTCGCCGCCGCGACCGCCCTCACCGGGAAGCTGACCGCTCCCGCCGACCTCGAGACCGTTGGAGCCTGA
- the leuD gene encoding 3-isopropylmalate dehydratase small subunit: protein MDAFTTHTGTAAPLRRSNVDTDQIIPAEYLKRITRTGFADGLFKAWRTNEPDFVLNQPQYADASVLVAGPDFGTGSSREHAVWALKDGGFRVVISSRFADIFRNNSTKDGLLTVVLPQADVEALWSRIEADPATQVTVDLQAKQVTYGGTTVPFDVDDYTRWRLLEGLDDVGLTERNLDDIEAFEATRPAWLPKAQPVV from the coding sequence ATGGATGCCTTCACCACGCACACCGGCACCGCGGCGCCCCTGCGCCGGTCGAACGTCGACACCGACCAGATCATCCCGGCCGAGTACCTCAAGCGGATCACCCGCACCGGCTTCGCCGACGGGCTGTTCAAGGCATGGCGGACCAACGAACCGGACTTCGTGCTCAACCAGCCGCAGTACGCCGACGCGTCGGTCCTGGTGGCCGGACCCGACTTCGGCACCGGCTCCTCCCGTGAGCACGCCGTATGGGCGCTCAAGGACGGCGGCTTCCGCGTCGTCATCAGCTCGCGGTTCGCCGACATCTTCCGCAACAACTCCACCAAGGACGGCCTGCTCACCGTCGTCCTCCCGCAGGCCGACGTCGAGGCCCTGTGGTCGCGGATCGAGGCCGACCCGGCCACGCAGGTGACCGTCGACCTGCAGGCCAAGCAGGTGACCTACGGCGGCACGACGGTGCCGTTCGACGTCGACGACTACACCCGCTGGCGGCTGCTGGAGGGTCTGGACGACGTCGGGCTGACCGAGCGCAACCTCGACGACATCGAGGCGTTCGAAGCCACCCGCCCCGCCTGGCTGCCGAAGGCGCAGCCGGTCGTCTGA
- a CDS encoding NUDIX hydrolase, whose protein sequence is MPAEQVRTVVAAGGVVWRPGADGGIEVAVAHRPRYDDWSLPKGKLDHGEHLLPAAVREVTEETGLAVVVGRRSIRTSYPVVEGIKRVDYWVMQAVGGEFEPNDEVDDLRWLPPGDAAALCTQEHDRAVVADLKRDDVPCMPTLLLVRHGHAGSRAEWDGPDDLRPLDDRGRREAARLADVLPSFAPTAVLSARRTRCEETVAPLAERLGLPVAPVAELGEEEFADDPQAGLAVVERLLAPRPAPGVTVVCSQGGAIPSVLLSLGVRWEGVKGRLYPPAAKGSVWVLGGRPGAMTADYYRNFDADPAAPEA, encoded by the coding sequence ATGCCGGCTGAGCAGGTCCGCACCGTCGTCGCGGCCGGCGGCGTGGTGTGGCGTCCGGGCGCGGACGGCGGGATCGAGGTCGCCGTCGCGCACCGTCCGCGCTACGACGACTGGTCCCTGCCCAAGGGCAAGCTCGACCACGGGGAGCACCTCCTGCCCGCCGCAGTCCGCGAGGTGACGGAGGAGACCGGTCTCGCTGTCGTGGTCGGCCGGCGCAGCATCCGGACCAGCTATCCGGTCGTCGAGGGCATCAAGCGCGTCGACTACTGGGTGATGCAGGCGGTCGGTGGTGAGTTCGAGCCCAACGACGAGGTGGACGACCTGCGCTGGCTTCCACCGGGCGACGCCGCCGCTCTCTGCACGCAAGAGCACGACCGGGCGGTGGTGGCCGACCTGAAGCGGGACGACGTCCCGTGCATGCCCACGCTGTTGCTGGTCCGGCACGGGCACGCCGGCAGCCGCGCCGAGTGGGACGGACCGGACGACCTCCGCCCCCTCGACGACCGGGGCCGGCGGGAGGCCGCCCGGCTGGCCGACGTCCTGCCGTCCTTCGCGCCCACCGCGGTGCTCTCGGCCCGGCGCACCCGGTGCGAGGAGACCGTCGCGCCGCTGGCCGAGCGGCTCGGGCTCCCGGTCGCGCCGGTGGCCGAGCTGGGCGAGGAAGAGTTCGCCGACGACCCGCAGGCCGGGCTGGCCGTGGTGGAGCGGCTGCTGGCCCCGCGCCCCGCGCCCGGGGTGACCGTCGTCTGCAGCCAGGGCGGGGCGATCCCGTCGGTGCTGCTCAGCCTGGGGGTGCGCTGGGAGGGCGTGAAAGGCCGCCTGTACCCGCCCGCGGCCAAGGGCAGCGTCTGGGTGCTGGGCGGCCGGCCGGGCGCGATGACCGCCGACTACTACCGCAACTTCGACGCCGACCCGGCCGCGCCCGAGGCATAG
- a CDS encoding RNA degradosome polyphosphate kinase: MPSESPSRTRALPSDRFLNREVSWLDFNARVLELAEDEELPLLERVKFLSIFASNLDEFFMVRIAGLKRRQTTGLTVRSPDGLTIREQLELTTERTQELVQRHADVFIKDVAPRLEDVGIRIVHWADLADEDARRLREYFRDQVFPVLTPLAVDPAHPFPYISGLSLNLAVSVRDPDTGSPRFARLKVPNNVPRFIPVGPAGTTTFLLLEDLISAHLPQLFPGLDVLDHHLFRVTRNADVEVEEDRDEDLLQALERELARRRFGPAVRLEVTDSMDPQILDVLVSELEISEADVVTVPGPLDLAALVALYDLDRPELKDEPFVPATHPRLSEGETPKSVFATLREGDVLVHHPYDSFATSVQRFIEQAAADPHVLAIKQTLYRTSGDSPIVTALIEAAEAGKQVVVLVEIKARFDEEANITWARSLERAGCHVVYGLVGLKTHCKTALVVRREQGVLRRYCHVGTGNYNPKTARHYEDLGILTADPRVGADLTDLFNTLTGYSRQTNYRMLMVAPHGVRTGLLEKIRREARHAAEGKPSGIRFKLNSLVDERIIDALYEASAAGVPVELFIRGICALRPGVPGLSETIRARSIVGRFLEHSRVMSFENDGDTEWWLGSADLMHRNLDRRVEVLLRICDGTARRELAGMFDDAMADDVRSWQLGGDGNWTRTGERDYQAERLARVREHAG, from the coding sequence GTGCCCTCCGAGAGCCCGTCCCGGACCAGAGCCCTGCCGTCGGACCGCTTCCTGAACCGGGAGGTCTCGTGGCTGGACTTCAATGCGCGCGTCCTCGAACTGGCCGAGGACGAGGAGCTGCCGCTGCTGGAGCGGGTGAAGTTCCTGTCGATCTTCGCCAGCAACCTCGACGAGTTCTTCATGGTCCGCATCGCCGGGCTCAAGCGCCGGCAGACGACCGGCCTCACGGTCCGCTCCCCCGACGGCCTGACCATCCGCGAGCAGCTGGAACTGACCACCGAGCGCACTCAGGAGCTCGTCCAGCGGCACGCCGACGTCTTCATCAAGGACGTCGCCCCGCGGCTGGAGGACGTCGGCATCCGGATCGTCCACTGGGCCGACCTCGCCGACGAGGACGCCCGCCGGCTGCGCGAGTACTTCCGCGACCAGGTCTTCCCGGTGCTCACCCCGCTGGCCGTCGACCCGGCACACCCCTTCCCCTACATCAGCGGGCTGTCGCTCAACCTCGCCGTCTCCGTGCGCGACCCCGACACCGGCAGCCCGCGGTTCGCCCGGTTGAAGGTCCCCAACAACGTCCCGCGGTTCATCCCGGTGGGGCCGGCCGGTACGACGACGTTCCTCCTGCTCGAGGACCTCATCTCCGCACACCTGCCGCAGCTCTTCCCCGGCCTCGACGTGCTCGACCACCACCTGTTCCGGGTCACCCGCAACGCCGACGTCGAGGTCGAGGAGGACCGCGACGAGGACCTCCTGCAGGCGCTCGAGCGCGAACTGGCCCGGCGCCGGTTCGGGCCGGCGGTGCGCCTGGAGGTCACCGACTCCATGGACCCGCAGATCCTCGACGTCCTCGTCTCCGAGCTGGAGATCAGCGAGGCAGACGTCGTCACCGTGCCCGGCCCGCTGGACCTCGCGGCCCTGGTCGCGCTCTACGACCTGGACCGACCCGAGCTCAAGGACGAGCCGTTCGTGCCCGCAACCCACCCGAGGCTGAGCGAGGGCGAGACGCCCAAGAGCGTGTTCGCCACTCTGCGCGAGGGCGACGTGCTGGTCCACCACCCCTACGACTCGTTCGCCACGAGCGTGCAGCGCTTCATCGAGCAGGCGGCGGCCGATCCGCACGTCCTGGCGATCAAGCAGACGCTCTACCGCACGTCCGGCGACTCGCCGATCGTGACCGCCCTCATCGAGGCGGCCGAGGCAGGCAAGCAGGTGGTCGTCCTCGTCGAGATCAAGGCGCGGTTCGACGAGGAGGCCAACATCACCTGGGCCCGTTCGCTGGAGCGCGCCGGCTGCCACGTGGTGTACGGACTCGTCGGGCTCAAGACCCACTGCAAGACGGCGCTGGTCGTCCGCCGCGAGCAGGGGGTCCTGCGCCGGTACTGCCACGTCGGCACCGGCAACTACAACCCGAAGACCGCCCGCCACTACGAGGACCTCGGCATCCTCACCGCCGACCCGCGCGTCGGAGCCGACCTCACCGACCTGTTCAACACGCTGACCGGGTACTCGCGGCAGACGAACTACCGGATGCTGATGGTGGCTCCGCACGGCGTCCGGACGGGCCTGCTGGAGAAGATCCGGCGGGAGGCCCGGCACGCCGCCGAAGGCAAGCCGTCGGGCATCCGGTTCAAGCTCAACTCGCTGGTCGACGAGCGGATCATCGATGCCCTCTACGAGGCCTCGGCAGCCGGTGTGCCGGTGGAGCTGTTCATCCGCGGCATCTGCGCCCTCCGGCCGGGCGTGCCGGGACTCTCCGAGACGATCCGGGCGCGCTCCATCGTCGGCCGCTTCCTGGAGCACTCGCGGGTGATGTCCTTCGAGAACGACGGCGACACGGAGTGGTGGCTCGGCAGCGCCGACCTCATGCACCGCAACCTCGACCGCCGCGTCGAGGTGCTGCTGCGGATCTGCGACGGCACCGCACGCCGCGAGCTGGCCGGGATGTTCGACGACGCCATGGCCGACGACGTCAGGAGCTGGCAGTTGGGCGGGGACGGCAACTGGACGCGCACCGGCGAGCGGGACTACCAGGCGGAACGGCTCGCGAGGGTCCGTGAGCATGCCGGCTGA
- the cofC gene encoding 2-phospho-L-lactate guanylyltransferase, protein MPSWSVVVPAKRLDVAKTRLRPLTESRDDAVAAHRELVLALLADTVAAAVACSVVGVVVVVTDDPRASDVVRALGATTVADEPDRGLNPALEHGARSAPGPAVAALSSDLPALRPAELAAALHAAGGAARAFVADAQGTGTTLLTAVGTDLLPRFGPGSAEAHLTGGAVALAGSWPGLVRDVDTEDDLRAALGLGAGPRTTEVVARLAR, encoded by the coding sequence GTGCCCTCCTGGTCCGTCGTCGTCCCCGCCAAGCGGCTCGACGTCGCCAAGACGCGGCTGCGCCCGCTCACCGAGAGCCGGGACGACGCCGTGGCGGCGCACCGTGAGCTGGTCCTGGCGCTCCTGGCCGACACGGTCGCCGCAGCCGTCGCGTGCTCCGTCGTCGGCGTGGTCGTGGTCGTCACCGACGATCCGCGCGCGAGCGACGTCGTCCGGGCGCTCGGCGCCACGACCGTCGCCGACGAACCCGACCGCGGGCTGAACCCTGCTCTCGAGCACGGGGCGCGCAGCGCCCCGGGACCGGCGGTGGCCGCGCTCTCCTCCGATCTGCCGGCGCTGCGGCCGGCCGAGCTCGCCGCGGCCCTGCACGCCGCCGGCGGTGCCGCCCGCGCCTTCGTCGCCGACGCCCAGGGCACCGGGACGACGCTTCTGACCGCCGTCGGTACCGATCTGCTGCCGCGGTTCGGTCCCGGATCGGCCGAGGCGCACCTCACCGGCGGCGCCGTGGCGCTGGCCGGCAGCTGGCCCGGGCTGGTGCGCGACGTCGACACCGAGGACGACCTGCGGGCGGCGCTGGGGCTGGGCGCCGGGCCGCGCACGACCGAGGTCGTGGCGCGCCTGGCGCGGTGA
- a CDS encoding lysophospholipid acyltransferase family protein: MVEQTSPGGAGAQRPAVARPIGARPAKWRTRGRLTYGMVAAIVVVYPVSSLMFRLRYRHGDRLPATGPVLLVANHISILDPLACARLVFDNGRLPHFLAKESVFTGFAGTLLRSAGQIPVARFSDAAHEALDAAKADLDSGNVVVIYPEGSVTRDADWWPMQSRTGVARLALTTDAVVLPVAQWGPQEVHDYHRKKLRMRFRAPADYLVGEPVDLADLRARVRDGHPLTAALLRETTDLIMTRVRDGLAELRGEPAPQTFHPRPRRELPGDLSGSAA; encoded by the coding sequence GTGGTGGAGCAGACGTCCCCGGGTGGCGCGGGAGCGCAGCGTCCGGCGGTCGCGCGTCCTATCGGAGCGCGCCCGGCGAAGTGGCGCACCCGCGGCCGGCTCACGTACGGCATGGTCGCCGCGATCGTCGTCGTCTACCCCGTGTCCTCGCTGATGTTCCGGCTGCGGTACCGCCACGGCGACCGGCTGCCGGCGACCGGGCCGGTCCTCCTCGTCGCCAACCACATCTCGATCCTCGATCCGCTCGCGTGCGCGCGGCTGGTGTTCGACAACGGGCGGCTGCCGCACTTCCTGGCCAAGGAGTCGGTGTTCACGGGCTTCGCCGGCACGCTGCTGCGCAGCGCGGGCCAGATCCCCGTGGCGCGCTTCTCCGACGCCGCGCACGAGGCGCTGGACGCGGCGAAGGCCGATCTCGACAGCGGCAACGTCGTCGTCATCTACCCCGAGGGGTCGGTCACCCGGGACGCGGACTGGTGGCCCATGCAGTCCCGCACCGGCGTGGCCAGGCTGGCCCTCACCACCGACGCGGTCGTCCTCCCGGTGGCCCAGTGGGGCCCCCAGGAGGTGCACGACTACCACCGCAAGAAGCTGCGAATGCGCTTCCGGGCACCCGCCGACTACCTGGTCGGCGAGCCGGTGGACCTGGCAGACCTTCGGGCCCGCGTGCGGGACGGGCATCCGCTGACCGCCGCACTGCTGAGGGAGACGACGGACCTGATCATGACCCGCGTGCGCGACGGACTGGCCGAGCTCCGTGGCGAGCCCGCACCGCAGACCTTCCACCCGCGCCCACGTCGGGAGCTTCCCGGCGACCTCTCCGGGAGCGCCGCATGA
- a CDS encoding NAD(P)H-dependent glycerol-3-phosphate dehydrogenase, with protein MTELARASDGRATRAAVLGAGSWGTTFAKVLADAGCDVMLHARRPELAKSITEDGENRDYLPGVRLPAAVRATADPAEALLDAEVVVLAVPSQSLRGNLTDWASLLPGDATLLSLMKGIELGTTKRMSEVICEVTGAGTDRVAVLSGPNLAREIAEEQPAATVIACPDTERAGRLQAACHTRYFRPYTNPDMVGCELGGAVKNVIALACGIAEGLGFGDNTRASLITRGLAETARLGMALGAELTTFAGLAGLGDLVATCSSPLSRNRTFGEKLGRGMSVAEVQESTRQTAEGVKSCRSVLDLARAHGIDVPITEAVVRVCHEGEAPGRMVGEIMSREAKSE; from the coding sequence ATGACCGAACTCGCGAGGGCGTCCGACGGCAGAGCGACCCGCGCCGCGGTCCTCGGCGCCGGATCCTGGGGGACCACGTTCGCGAAGGTCCTGGCCGACGCCGGATGCGACGTGATGCTGCACGCGCGCCGCCCGGAGCTGGCCAAGTCCATCACCGAGGACGGGGAGAACCGCGACTACCTGCCCGGTGTGCGGCTTCCGGCGGCGGTCCGGGCCACCGCGGATCCGGCCGAGGCGCTCCTGGACGCCGAGGTCGTCGTCCTCGCCGTCCCCTCCCAGTCGCTGCGCGGCAACCTCACCGACTGGGCCTCCCTCCTGCCGGGCGACGCCACTCTGCTCTCGCTCATGAAGGGCATCGAGCTGGGGACGACGAAGCGGATGAGCGAGGTCATCTGCGAAGTCACCGGCGCCGGCACCGATCGCGTCGCGGTGCTCTCCGGCCCCAACCTCGCCCGTGAGATCGCCGAGGAGCAGCCGGCCGCGACGGTCATCGCCTGCCCGGACACCGAGCGGGCCGGCCGGCTCCAGGCCGCCTGCCACACGCGCTACTTCCGGCCCTACACCAACCCCGACATGGTCGGCTGCGAGCTCGGCGGCGCGGTCAAGAACGTCATCGCGCTGGCCTGTGGCATCGCGGAGGGGCTCGGCTTCGGCGACAACACGCGGGCCTCCCTGATCACCCGCGGGCTGGCCGAGACTGCCCGGCTGGGGATGGCCCTGGGAGCGGAGCTGACCACGTTCGCCGGGCTGGCCGGGTTGGGTGACCTGGTGGCCACCTGCAGCTCGCCGCTGTCCCGCAACCGCACTTTCGGCGAGAAGCTGGGCCGCGGGATGTCGGTCGCCGAGGTGCAGGAGAGCACCCGCCAGACGGCGGAGGGCGTGAAGAGCTGCCGGTCGGTGCTCGACCTCGCCCGCGCCCACGGCATCGACGTGCCGATCACCGAGGCGGTCGTGCGGGTCTGCCACGAGGGCGAGGCCCCGGGACGGATGGTGGGCGAGATCATGTCGCGCGAGGCGAAGTCGGAGTGA
- a CDS encoding cystathionine gamma-lyase, which produces MSEIAWGDGTRSVRAGEGVPVAGSPLRPSPVFAAPFHLADLAPRAGGADAYARTEHPTLRDFESAVGELDGGRCLSFATGMAALTAAVLACAGSGDRVVLPSDGYYTTRLLAAEELQRFGIAVEYVPTPGIEEFAAGGGLDGVRLVLLETPSNPQLDVCDIAAVARAATAAGALVAVDNTTATPLGQRPLELGADMTVGSDTKALTGHSDLLLGHVSTADDELFARVKGFRDRTGSTPGPFEAWLGHRSMSTLDLRLARQAANAAAVARLLASTPSVSGVRWPWLPGDPSFALASAQMLRPNGVVSAELPDADAVARLLAGTRLWTAATSFGGVHSSIDRRAQWGGDAVAPGFVRLSCGIEDTADLVADLSDALSGLS; this is translated from the coding sequence GTGAGCGAGATCGCTTGGGGTGACGGCACCCGGTCGGTCCGGGCGGGGGAGGGGGTCCCTGTCGCCGGGTCACCGCTGCGGCCGTCCCCGGTGTTCGCCGCCCCCTTCCACCTCGCCGACCTGGCACCCAGGGCGGGCGGCGCCGACGCCTACGCCCGCACCGAGCACCCGACGCTGCGCGACTTCGAGTCCGCCGTCGGCGAGCTGGACGGCGGCCGGTGCCTCTCGTTCGCGACGGGGATGGCCGCCCTCACCGCCGCCGTCCTGGCCTGCGCCGGGTCGGGGGACCGCGTCGTGCTCCCCTCGGACGGCTACTACACGACCCGGCTGCTCGCGGCCGAGGAGCTGCAGCGATTCGGGATCGCCGTCGAGTACGTGCCGACGCCCGGCATCGAGGAGTTCGCCGCAGGGGGCGGGCTGGACGGCGTCCGGCTGGTGCTGCTGGAGACCCCCAGCAACCCGCAGCTCGACGTCTGCGACATCGCCGCGGTCGCCCGCGCCGCGACGGCCGCCGGTGCCCTGGTCGCCGTCGACAACACCACCGCCACGCCGCTGGGCCAGCGGCCGCTGGAGCTCGGTGCCGACATGACCGTCGGCAGCGACACCAAGGCGCTCACCGGGCACAGCGACCTGCTGCTCGGGCACGTGAGCACGGCCGACGACGAGCTCTTCGCGCGCGTCAAGGGCTTCCGCGACCGCACCGGCAGCACGCCCGGCCCGTTCGAGGCGTGGCTGGGCCACCGCTCGATGAGCACGCTGGACCTGCGGCTGGCCCGCCAGGCGGCGAACGCCGCCGCCGTGGCCCGGCTGCTCGCGTCCACGCCGTCGGTCAGCGGGGTCCGGTGGCCCTGGCTGCCCGGGGACCCGTCCTTCGCGCTGGCGTCGGCGCAGATGCTGCGGCCCAACGGCGTGGTCTCGGCCGAGCTGCCCGACGCCGACGCCGTGGCCCGCCTGCTGGCCGGGACCCGGCTCTGGACGGCGGCCACCAGCTTCGGCGGCGTGCACAGCTCGATCGACCGGCGCGCCCAGTGGGGCGGGGACGCCGTCGCCCCGGGGTTCGTGCGGCTCTCCTGCGGCATCGAGGACACCGCGGACCTCGTGGCCGACCTGTCAGACGCCCTCAGCGGGCTGAGCTGA
- a CDS encoding CDP-alcohol phosphatidyltransferase family protein, whose protein sequence is MRENAADAAAPEAPGETHAVPERFSPGMRLAGAAVHLYTASGAVLGLLIVLAAFEGDVQTALWLVLATLFIDGTDGMLARRFRVKETIPWFDGARMDDIVDYLTYVFAPVVLLWTTDRLPDGPVGWVLASLPLLASCYQFCRVDAKTADHFFLGFPSYWNVVVFYAIVLDVGRTGVAVALLTLTVLVFVPVRYVYPSRTNRLRGLNLALAAVWLVTYAVLLVQYPDPNPVVVALSLAYLVYYVGLSLYFTVRARLRGRQDSAQPAEGV, encoded by the coding sequence GTGCGCGAGAACGCGGCCGACGCGGCGGCCCCCGAGGCCCCTGGGGAGACACATGCCGTGCCCGAGCGGTTCTCGCCGGGCATGCGCCTGGCCGGGGCAGCCGTGCACCTCTACACCGCCAGCGGCGCCGTTCTCGGCCTGCTGATCGTCCTCGCCGCCTTCGAGGGCGATGTGCAGACGGCGCTCTGGCTGGTGCTCGCGACGCTGTTCATCGACGGCACGGACGGGATGCTCGCCCGGCGGTTCCGGGTCAAGGAGACGATCCCCTGGTTCGACGGCGCCCGGATGGACGACATCGTCGACTACCTCACCTACGTCTTCGCGCCCGTCGTGCTGCTCTGGACGACCGACCGGCTTCCGGACGGGCCGGTCGGCTGGGTGCTCGCCTCCCTGCCGCTGCTGGCCTCCTGCTACCAGTTCTGCCGCGTCGACGCGAAGACCGCCGACCACTTCTTCCTGGGTTTCCCGAGCTACTGGAACGTGGTGGTCTTCTACGCGATCGTCCTCGACGTCGGCCGGACGGGCGTGGCGGTCGCCCTCCTGACCCTGACCGTGCTGGTCTTCGTGCCGGTGCGCTACGTGTACCCCTCACGCACCAACCGGCTGCGCGGGCTCAACCTGGCCCTGGCCGCCGTCTGGCTGGTCACCTACGCCGTGCTGCTGGTGCAGTACCCGGACCCGAACCCGGTCGTGGTCGCCCTGAGCCTGGCCTACCTCGTCTACTACGTCGGGCTGAGCCTGTACTTCACGGTGCGCGCCCGGCTGCGCGGCCGTCAGGACTCAGCTCAGCCCGCTGAGGGCGTCTGA
- a CDS encoding D-alanine--D-alanine ligase family protein encodes MSGMAAVRSEKVRVAVVFGGRSAEHAISCVSAGSVIAALDPDRYEVVRVGITPDGGWVLADPDQRLAITDGKLPEVTGGTAVSLVGDPAGRGLAVLDPGAAIGPALTGVDVVFPVLHGAYGEDGTIQGLLEMAGLPYVGSGVFASAASMDKEFTKKLLAAAGLPQGDHVVLRDATGAVSADPELLDEAARERLGLPVFVKPSRAGSSIGITKVTDWAQFPAAVATAAAVDPKVIVEASVPGREIECGVLAGVDGGLPQASLPAEIRLRPGVDWYDFSAKYLDDSVDLDVPADLTPEQTAAVQAASLRAYQAMDCQGLARVDFFLGSGPDGRDRLVINEVNTMPGFTPISMFPRMWAASGVPYPELVDRLVRSALDGGSRIAR; translated from the coding sequence ATGAGCGGGATGGCGGCCGTGCGGTCGGAGAAGGTACGGGTCGCGGTCGTGTTCGGGGGCCGTAGCGCCGAGCACGCCATCTCGTGCGTCTCCGCCGGGAGCGTGATCGCCGCCCTCGATCCCGACCGCTACGAGGTCGTGCGGGTCGGTATCACCCCCGACGGTGGCTGGGTGCTGGCCGATCCCGACCAACGACTGGCGATCACCGACGGGAAGTTGCCCGAGGTCACCGGCGGCACGGCGGTGTCCCTGGTCGGCGACCCGGCCGGGCGGGGCCTGGCGGTGCTCGACCCCGGCGCAGCGATCGGGCCGGCGCTCACCGGCGTCGACGTCGTCTTCCCGGTCCTGCACGGCGCCTACGGCGAGGACGGGACGATCCAGGGCCTGCTGGAGATGGCCGGGCTGCCCTACGTCGGGTCGGGGGTGTTCGCCAGCGCGGCCTCGATGGACAAGGAGTTCACCAAGAAGCTGCTGGCCGCCGCCGGGCTGCCTCAGGGGGACCACGTCGTCCTGCGCGACGCCACCGGGGCGGTCAGCGCCGACCCCGAACTGCTGGACGAGGCGGCGCGGGAGCGGCTGGGCCTGCCGGTGTTCGTGAAGCCGTCGCGGGCCGGCTCGAGCATCGGCATCACGAAGGTCACCGACTGGGCGCAGTTCCCCGCGGCGGTCGCCACCGCGGCGGCGGTCGACCCGAAGGTGATCGTCGAGGCCTCGGTGCCCGGCCGCGAGATCGAGTGCGGCGTCCTCGCCGGCGTCGACGGCGGCCTGCCGCAGGCCAGCCTCCCGGCCGAGATCCGGCTGCGCCCGGGCGTCGACTGGTACGACTTCTCGGCCAAGTACCTCGACGACTCCGTGGACCTCGACGTCCCGGCCGACCTGACCCCGGAGCAGACCGCGGCGGTGCAGGCGGCATCGCTGCGGGCCTACCAGGCCATGGACTGCCAGGGGCTGGCCCGCGTGGACTTCTTCCTGGGCTCCGGCCCCGACGGCCGTGACCGCCTGGTCATCAACGAGGTGAACACGATGCCCGGCTTCACCCCCATCTCGATGTTCCCCCGCATGTGGGCGGCCAGCGGCGTTCCCTACCCCGAGCTGGTGGATCGGCTGGTGAGGTCGGCACTGGACGGCGGCTCCCGGATCGCTCGGTGA